One segment of Eschrichtius robustus isolate mEscRob2 chromosome 3, mEscRob2.pri, whole genome shotgun sequence DNA contains the following:
- the IFI6 gene encoding interferon alpha-inducible protein 6 isoform X2: MRQKAVSLVLCYLLLYTCGCEETGLMAMALPALGFSSTGIAANSVAASLMSWSAAANGGGVPAGGLVATLQSLGASGGSALMAKIGALLGYTVHKQIESRGKERADEE, encoded by the exons ATGCGGCAGAAGGCGGTATCGCTCGTCTTGTGCTACTTGCTACTCTACACCTGCGGCTGCGAGGAGACAG GGCTCATGGCCATGGCGCTGCCCGCGCTGGGCTTCTCGAGCACAGGCATCGCCGCCAACTCGGTGGCTGCCTCGCTGATGAGCTGGTCGGCCGCGGCGAACGGGGGCGGAGTGCCCGCCGGGGGGCTGGTGGCCACGCTGCAGAGCCTGG GGGCTAGCGGTGGCAGTGCCCTCATGGCCAAGATTGGGGCCCTTCTGGGCTATACTGTCCACAAGCAAATCGAaagcagagggaaggagagagcggATGAAGAGTAG
- the IFI6 gene encoding interferon alpha-inducible protein 6 isoform X1 produces the protein MRQKAVSLVLCYLLLYTCGCEETDKRRSGDGDSGFWGTLTYMAVGGGLMAMALPALGFSSTGIAANSVAASLMSWSAAANGGGVPAGGLVATLQSLGASGGSALMAKIGALLGYTVHKQIESRGKERADEE, from the exons ATGCGGCAGAAGGCGGTATCGCTCGTCTTGTGCTACTTGCTACTCTACACCTGCGGCTGCGAGGAGACAG ACAAAAGACGCTCAGGGGACGGTGACTCCGGGTTCTGGGGCACGCTGACCTACATGGCCGTCGGAGGAG GGCTCATGGCCATGGCGCTGCCCGCGCTGGGCTTCTCGAGCACAGGCATCGCCGCCAACTCGGTGGCTGCCTCGCTGATGAGCTGGTCGGCCGCGGCGAACGGGGGCGGAGTGCCCGCCGGGGGGCTGGTGGCCACGCTGCAGAGCCTGG GGGCTAGCGGTGGCAGTGCCCTCATGGCCAAGATTGGGGCCCTTCTGGGCTATACTGTCCACAAGCAAATCGAaagcagagggaaggagagagcggATGAAGAGTAG